The following DNA comes from Chryseobacterium gallinarum.
GCTATGGTTCTGCAGGTAACGACAACATCGGTGATTTTCAATATCTCGATAACTATATCGTCAATTCTACTCTGATCTATAACAATACCACTGGTATTACGCCCTCGCGTCTGTTTAATCCCGATTATAGCTGGGAGATTACCCGTAAACTTGAAACAGCACTGGAGCTTGGTTTTTTCAAAAATCGCCTTAATTTGACAACGGCCTGGTATCGTAACCGATCCACCAGTCAGTTGGTTGGTTACCAGCTTTCCGCAGTAACAGGGTTTACCAGTGTTATCGCAAACTTAGCTGCAACAGTTGAAAATACGGGCTTGGAATTTGAGCTTTCGGGACGCCCTGTTGTTGGCAAGAACTTCCGCTGGGAATCTTCTTTCAATATTAGCTTCCCGCGAAATAAACTGCTTGCGTTTCCCGGACTTGCAGGTTCCACTTATGCGAATCAGTACATCATAGGACAACCTACCAATATTATTAAATTATATCAATTAGAAGGCATAAATCCAAAAACTGGCCAATACCAGTTTACTGATTTTAATGGAGATGGTAAAATTTCCACACCGGATGACCGGCAGGTAATAGAAGATGTAAGTGTAAGATATTTTGGTGGATGGGCGAATACAGTACAATACAAAAACTGGGATCTTTCTTTTCTTTTTCAGTTTGTCAAAAAGAAAGCACGTAACTATATCGGTATTATGACGATGCCCGGAACAATGAATAATCAGCCGGTTCAGGTTCTTGATGTCTGGTCTCCCGGAAACCCCGGCGGATTGTATATGCCTTATAGCACATTAAATACGACCAGCCATAATTTACTTCGCTCCAGTACAGCTGCATATTCAGATGCTTCTTTTATAAGGTTGAAAAATGTGCAGCTGGGCTATACAATTCCGCTCAAAAGCGGCCCGTTTAAAGATGTCAAAATTTACTTTCAGGGACAGAATCTCTGGACATGGACCAGATTCTTCGGAGTGGACCCTGAATCCTCATCACTTGGTTTCCTTCCACCTCTCAGAACCTATTCCTTTGGCGCACAATTTAATCTTTAAAATTCTTAAAAATGAAAACAATACGATTTATCATTATACTTATTGCAATGACAGTAACTGCTTCATGCGAAAAAATGATTGAAGTGGACATCCCAAATGACCAGATCGATAAAGAAACAGTCTTTAGAAACGTTCAAACCGCAAATGCTGCCTTAGCTGGCCTGTACGCTGATGTAATGAAGAGTTCCCCGATAGCCGGCGGTGATCTTGAATCTTATTTAAGCGCCTATACAGATGAACTTGACAACTATACTACGGTCGCATCCGACAGCAGGGATATCTTCCTGAACCAACAGATCGACACCAATACTATTGTCTATAATGTCTGGGCTGGTGCCTATAAACATATTTATTCCTCTAATTCGATAATAGAAGGTGTAACAGCCTCAACGGGAATTTCGCCATCCAACAAAAAATATTTAATAGGGGAAGCATTACTTGTTAGGTCCATCATGCTTTTCTACCTCAACCAGCTGTTTGGCGATATCCCCTACCCTCAATCAACCGATTACAAGGTCAATAATAGCATAGGCAAAACATCTTCTGTTCAAGTACTGTCAAACCTGCAGAAGGATCTTCTGGAGGTATCGTCCCTACTTGAAGATGGCTACAGGAATACTGAACGGATTTATCCAAACAGGATGGTTGCACGACTTCTGCTCGCGAAAGTTTATATGGCTAAACAGGATTGGAGTGAAGCTGAAAAAGTACTGAAAGAAATTATACAGAGTGGGCTATACCAGATGGAACCTGACATCACCAAAGTTTTTCAGAAAACTGGGAAACATATTTTGTGGCAAATGAAACCAAACAATAACCTGTCTGTACTGCAAGCTGGCCTATACTATTTTACCAATTCGGCGCCATCATCTTATGCACTCACCAATGCCCTGGTAAATGTATTTCCAAATGAGGACCTGCGTAAACAGAAATGGATGGCACCAGTAATCTTCAACGGCCTGACTTACTATAGAGCCGAGAAA
Coding sequences within:
- a CDS encoding RagB/SusD family nutrient uptake outer membrane protein; amino-acid sequence: MKTIRFIIILIAMTVTASCEKMIEVDIPNDQIDKETVFRNVQTANAALAGLYADVMKSSPIAGGDLESYLSAYTDELDNYTTVASDSRDIFLNQQIDTNTIVYNVWAGAYKHIYSSNSIIEGVTASTGISPSNKKYLIGEALLVRSIMLFYLNQLFGDIPYPQSTDYKVNNSIGKTSSVQVLSNLQKDLLEVSSLLEDGYRNTERIYPNRMVARLLLAKVYMAKQDWSEAEKVLKEIIQSGLYQMEPDITKVFQKTGKHILWQMKPNNNLSVLQAGLYYFTNSAPSSYALTNALVNVFPNEDLRKQKWMAPVIFNGLTYYRAEKYKNRGGNNMTEYSIIFRLEEVYLLLGEVLAEQDKIVEAVPYINETRTRAQLMPLTASITKSVLLDEILLENKREYFTEMGHRFLDLKRTGKLNMLQTTKPNWKDYHKLWPVPQKEILLNTNLKPQNTGY